The region CGACAGGTACTGCGCGGAGCTGTTATAATTAATGCGCTGGTGCAAGGCACTACCGGCATTCACGCTGGCGCTGAAAGAGCCGCGGCCCGGCTTGGTAACGGGGCTGTGGCTCCAGTTGATCCAGAAGGTCTGCCTGGATGAAGGCAGCTGGCTCAGAGGGTTGTCTGTCGTTCTGGATCGCTCGATGTCCGCCTCGTCATTCTTAAAGTTATCATACGTGAAGCGGAAGTTGCCGCGGTAGGCGTAGCGTTTCACATAATCGGTGCTGGCCTCAGCGTTCCATCCTCCCAAAGAGTAGATATCACCCGTGAGCCTGGTGCCCATGTATTCGTTCCAGGCAAAGTAGTAGCCGCCATTATTGAGGTAGAAGCCCCGGGCGTTCTCGCCGTAGCTGGGCACAATCACGCCGGAGGCGCGCTTGGCCTTCGGCGTAGGGAAGAGGCCGAACAGGAAGCCCAGCGGCGTGGGTATGTCGCCGATCACGAGGTTAAAGGGGCCGGCCATTACCTTATCGTTGGGGATGGCCTTTATCTTGTCTGCACTGATGTAGAAGTGGGGGTGCTCCAGGTTACAGGTGGTATACTTGTTGTGCAGGCCGAAAAACTCGTTGTTTTCGTTACGTTTAACCACCTCCGAGTGTATGTATCCCTCGCCTTGCTGCGTTACTACCTCAGATATGCGGCCCCTGCGGGTTTTGTAGTTGTAGGCAATGCGCTTGGCTGCGTAAGTCTCAGCGCCCTGCGTAAAAACCGGGGTGCCGGTTTCTTTGCCTGTCGAGTCGGGGAGGGTGGTAGCGGTAAGGGTGTTGGTTTCGTAGTTGATCTGGATGTAGGCGGCCTCCAGGTTCATGTCGCCGTAGTTTATCTTGGCCTCGCCGTAGAGGTGCACCACCTTGTTGTCTACCTCAAACTGCATGGAGTCTCTGGCAGAGTATTTGATGGTGGTGGCGATATCACCCTTCGGGGCGGCCAGGTTCAGGGAGTCCAGCCCGGCCACGAGAGCCGTATCTGGCGAAGCTATCGTGGGGGTGTCTTGTGGTACTACAGCAGGGGCGGTCACCTCCTGGGCAAAGGCCGGCGGGGAGGGGAGCAAGCTGAACTGTAGCAGTAGTAAAAAAATAAAAATGTAGTGGCGCAACTTCTTCAGAGTTCCCTAAAAGTTTACTTAATTTGTACAAAGTTATTGTTTTAGCTTTTAACTAACGAGCGTTGTGAAAAATATTGTTACTGTATCAATTCTGGCTTTTGTTTTTTTGCTGTGCTCCTCTAACACCCTTGAATTTAAGAAAGAGTACAAAGTTCGCACAGTTGTGATTGATGCCGGCCATGGCGGCAAAGACGTAGGGTGCAACGGTAAATTCTCGCATGAGGCCATTGTCGCGCTCGATATTGCCAAGCAGGTAGGTGCCCTGATAGAGAAGAACGTGCCTGGGGTGAAAGTTGTTTACACCCGCACTGAGGATAAGTTTGTGGAACTGATAGACCGCGCCGGCATAGCCAACAAGAATAACGCTGACCTCTTCATATCCATCCACCTGAACGCGGGCCCGCCCACTGCTTACGGCACCGAGACCTATACCATGGGGCTTCATACTTCCAACGGGAACCTGGAGGTCGCCAAGCGTGAGAACTCCGTAATCCTGCACGAGGAGAACTATGAGGCCAATTACAATGGCTTCGACCCGAACTCCCCGCAAAGTCATATTTTGTTTGCCCTGCACCAGAGCGCCTACATGGATAACAGCCTTCGCTTCGCCGAAAAAGTGGAACGCGAGTTCAGCACCCGTGCCGGCCGCAAAAGCCGCGGTGTGAAGCAGGCAGGCTTTCTGGTCCTCTGGAAATCATATATGCCGAGCGTGCTGATCGAGTGCGGCTTCCTGACCAACCCTACAGAAGAAAAATTTCTTAACGATAAGACCGGGCAATCGTATATTGCATCAGGTATATATCGTGCCTTCCGGGAGTATAAGCAAGAGATGGAGGCGATGAACTAAGCACACCCCTACGTGAAAATATCAAAGGAACTTAAAGTTGCGCTGCTGGGAATTGCGGCACTGGTTATCCTATACTTCGGGTTCATGTACCTGAAAGGGTCAGACGTGTTCTCTGACTATCGCCGGTACTATGTTGTTTACAATAACGTAGACGGACTTACGCCTTCTAATCCTATATTTCTGAATGGTATACCGGTAGGAACGGTGCGCGACATGAAGCTCCTGACCGATCAGGATAACAAAATCCGGGTGGAACTGGAGGTGATGAAGGAGTTGCAGGTAGGAGATTCCACCATTGCCGCCATCGGCAGCTCCGACATCCTGGGAAGCAAAGCCATTACCTTATACTTAGGCAACAGCTCCACGCTGTATGAGGGCGGCGAAACGCTTATCCCATTCACGCAAAGCAGCATCACGGAGATGATCTCAACCAAGACAGTACCGATCATCGATAAGGTGGATACCACGCTGGCACGGATAAACCGCCTGCTCGATGCGGAGGCAAAAGGCAACATCCAGGATATCCTGGCCAATACGGCAGCCTCCACAAAAGCTGTAAACGATCTGCTGCGCGCCAACCAACAGAACATCAACCAGATCACCGGCAACATAAACGATCTGACCAACTCCATGAAGTCGACGCAGCGCCACATAGACCGCCTGGCGCTGAACATAGCTGAGATTACCGACACCCTGAAGCAAGTGGAGATTAACCAACTGGTGAACAACGCCAATGAGGCAGTAAAGGAGATGCAGGCTGCGGCAGCCCAGCTAAACTCGACCGAGGGCTCCTTGGGCAAGCTGATGTACGACGAGCAGCTGTATGAGAACATGAACCGCTCCACGCAGGCACTGAACCTGCTGCTGCGCGATATACAGGCCTATCCGAAACGCTACGTCAGCTTCTCTGTGTTTGGCCGCAAAGACAAGTATAAAGTAGACGAGACCGGCCGTGTGATCACCCTGGAGGAGGTGAAGGAGCTGCAGGATCAATACCCGGAGGAGTTCAGGACCGTGCCCGATACGGTTTATGTGCCTGTGCCTAAAGGGGATAATGTGAAGGCGGACACACCCGGCAATAAATAAGCAAGCTACATGTGAAAATTGTATATTTGTAGAATCCGCTTTTATGGGCGGATTTTCGCATTTTATACTTTCCTGAAAACTAATCAACCTAACCCTGGATGGATATCGAATTCAACAAAAACGAGGACGCACTGAAGCAGCTGGTCTTCCAGCTGAATAGTAGACTGAAGAAAGTACACCTGGGCGGTGGTGAGAAGCGCATCGAGAAGGAGCACCAAAAAGGCAAAATGACGGCCCGCGAGCGTATAGACTACCTGCTGGATGAAGGCAGCGAGTTCCTGGAGATCGGGGCTTTTGCCGGAGACGGCATGTATGAGGAGGTGGGTGGCTGCCCGAGCGGCGGCGTGGTTACCGGCATTGGCTACATTAAGGGCCGCCAGTGCGTGGTGGTGGCCAACGATGCCACCGTAAAAGCGGGGGCCTGGTTCCCGATTACGGCCAAGAAGAACCTGCGCGCCCAGGAAATCTCCATTGAGAACAAACTGCCCATCGTTTA is a window of Pontibacter kalidii DNA encoding:
- a CDS encoding N-acetylmuramoyl-L-alanine amidase family protein, which gives rise to MKNIVTVSILAFVFLLCSSNTLEFKKEYKVRTVVIDAGHGGKDVGCNGKFSHEAIVALDIAKQVGALIEKNVPGVKVVYTRTEDKFVELIDRAGIANKNNADLFISIHLNAGPPTAYGTETYTMGLHTSNGNLEVAKRENSVILHEENYEANYNGFDPNSPQSHILFALHQSAYMDNSLRFAEKVEREFSTRAGRKSRGVKQAGFLVLWKSYMPSVLIECGFLTNPTEEKFLNDKTGQSYIASGIYRAFREYKQEMEAMN
- a CDS encoding MlaD family protein; this translates as MKISKELKVALLGIAALVILYFGFMYLKGSDVFSDYRRYYVVYNNVDGLTPSNPIFLNGIPVGTVRDMKLLTDQDNKIRVELEVMKELQVGDSTIAAIGSSDILGSKAITLYLGNSSTLYEGGETLIPFTQSSITEMISTKTVPIIDKVDTTLARINRLLDAEAKGNIQDILANTAASTKAVNDLLRANQQNINQITGNINDLTNSMKSTQRHIDRLALNIAEITDTLKQVEINQLVNNANEAVKEMQAAAAQLNSTEGSLGKLMYDEQLYENMNRSTQALNLLLRDIQAYPKRYVSFSVFGRKDKYKVDETGRVITLEEVKELQDQYPEEFRTVPDTVYVPVPKGDNVKADTPGNK